DNA sequence from the Myxococcus guangdongensis genome:
CACGAGCACCTCGCGCTCGCGGTTCATCGTCACCACGGTACCGCCGGTCAGAAGCAAATCCACGGGTACTCGCGCTCTCTCTAGAGGAAGTCCTTGGTGAAGGCGTGCGGCAGCAGCTCGCCCAGGGTGTAGCGCGCCTCGTCCCCGCTCGGGGAGCGGCTGCGCACGGGCAGGTGGGGCCCCGCGAACTCGGCCATCACCTGCCGGCACATGCCGCACGGGGGCACCGGCGCCGCGGGGTTGGCCACCACGGCCACCGCCACCGGCTGCTTGCGCCCCTGGGCCACGCCCGCGGCCAGGGCGTTGCGCTCGGCGCACACGGTGAGGCCGTAGGTCGCGTTCTCCACGTTGCAGCCCGCCACCACGGAGCCGTCCGCGTAGAGCACCGCGGCCCCCACGGGGAAGCGGGAGTACGGCACGTGCGCCCGCTCGCGCACCCGGGTGGCCTCCTCGTACAGCCGCTCCCAGGCAATCTCGTCCGCCATGTCGCCCTCCTCCAACAAGGTGCCGCGGGTGGACTCAGCCCGGCTCGCCCGCCAGTCGCCGGTCATCCAGGTGGCGGGCGATGGCCAGCTCCGCCTCCACCGGCAGGTCCACGAAGCGCACGTGCGCCGCGGGCCCCTGGGGACCGTTCGTCACGTGGAGCACCTCGCCGCGGGCCTCGACCTCGTCGGGGAGGATGGGCAGATGGAAGCGCACCTCCACCTGGGCCCCCGCCTCCAGCCCCGGCCCGTTCCAGGCGCAGCCGCCAATGGACAAATCGCCCTCGCGTGTCTCGAACTCCGCCGAGCTGCCCACCCGGCGCACCTTCAGGCGCATGGGAATCCGGGGGGAGTCGCGCCGGTCCTCGGCCTTGTCGCTCATCGAGTCGTTCCTCTCGGCCATCGCCGTTCCAGTCCTGCCACTCATGCCCGCGTCACCGTCGGAAGCGCCCGAGGGACGGCCCGCCTCCGGAGACATCCTCTCCGGAAGGTGCGCATCCACACCCGCTCCGCCCGCATGACACCTGGCATCCGTTGAAGTCCCGCCGGGGCGCACCCCGGCACGCGGCGCGCTCGAGGACACGTCACGGGCCCGCCCGGCCGCGCCAGCAGAAGCCCTGTCGGGAGGTCGAAGCCCGGGTGTGGCTTCCTCTCCCAGGCCCCCCGGCGAACGGCCCTCAGCGCGTCCGTCACGTGTTCCTGATGCACCATCTGCCGCCCATCATACGCTTGCCCACCCGCCGGGGAGGCGCCGATTTTCATGGGTGACGCGGGTTTGCCCCAAGAATGTCTTGTACCGGGAGTGAGACACCTTGCGCCCCGCGTCGGAGCCCCGGGCCCGCTCAGGGAGGGACACCCTGGCCCCGGGAGTCCCACCACTCCTCGCCGTAGCTGATGAAGATCTGCTCGCCGGGGTGGATGTCCCTCAGGGCGTAGAAGGTGAAGAGGTCCCGGTCCACCGCGCGGTAGTAGGCGGCGCTGGGCTCCTTGGCGTGGTTGTAGAGCATGCCGTAGCCCAGCACGAGCGCGACCCAGTCCCCCGCGGGCTGCTGCTCCCGGTCGCTCCAGCGAATCTGGAAGACGTAGTCGTCGAGCGGCGGGTGCCGCGTGTGCTTCTGCAGCACCTTGAGGTAGCGACACTCCTCGATGAGGTCGCCGGCCTTGATGAAGTCGTCGGTGAAGACGCCGTAGCCCCACTCGCAGGGCCGGACCTTCACACCTGGATGCACATACAGCGCTTCGCCCGTGTTCATGCGCCCCTGCCGTTGGCGCGCGCGAAGATGCCTCTTTCCGGGGCGGAGGAGAAGACTTGAGCGAGGCTCAGGTCGGCCACGCCAGCAGCGACGTCCGGGCCACGCGCCGCAGCGACTCGCGGCTGGCCCCGGTGGCGGCCTGCACGGCCATCCCCTGCGTGACGGTGGTGAAGTAGCGCGCCAGGTCCGCGCAGTCGACGTGCGCGGGGACGTCTCCCTCGCGTTGGCCCCGCTCCAGCCGCTCGCGCAGGGCCTGCTCCCCCGCCGCGCGCCGGGCCGCCAACTCCCCCTGGATGGGCGCCGCGTCCGCCCCGCTCACCAGCGCGCCCTGCACCGTGATGCAGCCCTTGGGCTCGCGGGGCAGCGTCTGCGCGTCCGCCAACCCCAGGAGCAGATGCTCCACGGCGGCCTTGGCCGTCGGCTTCTCGAAGGCGTCGCGGTAGAGGCACAGGTGGCGCTCGACGTAGCGGTCCAGCGCCTTGCGGAACAGGGACTCCTTGTTCCCGAACGCCGCGTAGAGGCTGGGCCGGTTGATGCCGAGCTCCTCCGTCAGGTCCGACAGCGAGGTGCCCTCGTAGCCCTGCCGCCAGAACAGGCGCAGCGCACGGTCCAACGCCTCATCCACGTCGAAACCCCGGGGACGCCCCACCGGGGCGGCTGCCGTCTTTGGTTTCATACCGTTCGATACTAATCCCCTTGACCCGGGCCGGCCAGGGCTCCATATCTGTACCGGCCGGTACGAATTCACTGCGTGCGGCTCGCGTGTCCCGCGCGAAGCGCGCCCGGCGTGCGTCCAATTCAGTACCAACTGGTACACAACCCCTGAAGGATGACGAACATGTCGAAGAAGCTCGCAGGCAAGGTGGCGCTGGTGACGGGTGGCTCGCGGGGCATCGGCGCGGCGACGGCGCGGGCGCTCGCGCGGGAGGGCGCGGACGTGGCCATCAGCTACGTGGCGTCGGCGGAGAAGGCGCAGGCGCTGGTGCGGGAGCTGGAGTCCGAGGGGGTGAAGGCCGCGGCCTTCAAGGCCGACCAGGCGGTGGCGACGGAGGCGGCGAAGGTCATCCAGGCCGTCACCGAGCGCTTCGGCCGGTTGGACATCCTGGTGAACAACGCGGGCGTGGCGACGCAGAGCCCCATCGACGACGCACAGCGCGACGTGGCGGTGCTGGACCGGCAGCTCCAGGTCAACGTCACGGGCGTCATCGCGGCCATCCGCGAGGCGGTGAAGGTGATGGGCGAGGGAGGGCGCATCATCACCGTGGGCTCGAGCATCACGGGCCGCGTCGGCATGCCTGGGATGGCGGACTACACGGCGACGAAGGCGGCGGTGGTGGGCTACAGCAAGGGCGTGGCGAGGGACCTGGGCGCGCGAGGCATCACCGTCAACGTGGTGCAGCCGGGCTTCACGGACACGGACATGTCCGCGGGGCTGGAGCCGCACAAGCCCGCCATCAACACGACCATCCCCCTGGGGCGCTTCGGCCGTCCCGAGGAGGTCGCCGAGAGCATCGTGTTCCTCGCCGGACCGGGCGCCTCGTACATCACCGGCGCCGTGCTCGACGTCGACGGTGGACAGGGCGCTTGAGCACGACGGAGTGAGGAGCCTTCATGGCGCGAGCGGTCCGACGAGGGACCGCTCGGCCCAGGCGGCCTCCCCCACGTCACTCGGCCGGGAGCGCATCGGCAAGCCGCAGAAGACGGCTCCGTGCTCCAAGCGCGTGCCAGGCGCACTGCCGAGGCCGCGAACACGGAGCGCTTCACCGCGTCGCGGAAAGGGGCTCCTCACTCCAAGCCCGCTGCCTCGTACTCGAGACATCGCTGACACGGAGCGAGGCACCGCCTCGTGAAAGGGGCTCTCCACTCCGGGGTTGCGGCCTCACGCCCTCGCGCGAGGCCGTAAACACAATCGGCGGGGCACCGCGCCCCTCCCCACCTACTCCACGCGCTCGCGAACCAGGGGACGCGGCGCGGGAGCGGCATCACCGAAGCGATACGCCGCGAGCAGCCGCGCCTTGACGCCCTCGACAGGCGCCTCGTCGTTGAAGTGCACGCGCACCACGGGCTCGCCCTTCTTCACCGCCTCGCCCGTCTTCTTCAGCAGCGTGAAGCCCACGGCCGGGTCGATCTTGCTGTCCACCCGCTGCCGGCCCGCGCCGAGCGCCACGCCCGCCAGGCCCACGCCCTCCGTGTCGATGCCCGTCACGAAGCCCTCCCGGGGCGCCACCACGTCCACCGTGGCGCGCGCCTGAGGCAGCAGCGAGTAGTCGTCGATGGAGCGCGGGTCTCCGCCCTGCGACTGGACAATCTCCTTCAGCTTGCGGATGGCGCTGCCGTCCTCCACCGACTTGCGCAGCTTCTCGCGCGCCTCGTCCACCGTGGCGGCCTTCTTGCCCAGCACGAGCATCTCCGCCGTCAGCGCGTAGGTGATTTCGGTGTAGTCCTCCGGCGCGTCGCCGCGGAGCATGTCCACCGCCTCCATCACCTCCAGCGAGTTGCCCACCTTGCGGCCCAGCGGCTGGTCCATGTCCGTCAGGAGCGCCACCACCTTGCGCCCCATCTCCGCGCCCAGGCCAATCATCGTCTTCGCCAGCGTGCGGGCATCCTCGTCGCGCTTCATGAACGCGCCGCTGCCCACCTTCACGTCCAGCACCAGCGCGTCGATGCCCTCCGCCAGCTTCTTGCTCATGATGGACGAGGCAATCAGCGGGATGCAGTCCACCGTCGCCGTCACATCACGCAGCGCGTAGAGCTTCTTGTCCGCGGGCGCCACCTGCGCCGTCTGGCCAATCAGGCAGCAGCCCACCTCGCGCACCAGCCGGCGGTACTCGGCCGTGGACAGGTTCACGTTGAAGCCCGGGATGGACTCCAGCTTGTCCAGCGTGCCGCCCGTGTGGCCCAGCCCCCGGCCCGAAATCATCGGCACCGGCACCCCGCACGCGGCCGCCAGGGGCGCCAGGCTGAGCGACACCTTGTCCCCCACGCCGCCCGTCGAGTGCTTGTCCACCTTCACGGCCGGGGTGTCGGACAGGTCCAGCACCTCGCCCGAATTCAGCATGGCCCGAGCCCAGGCCCCCAGCTCCCGGGAGTCCAGCCCCCGGAAGAAGACGGCCATGCACATGGCCGCCATCTGGTAGTCCGCCACCGTTCCCGCCGTATACGCCTGGATGAACGCGGCGATGTCCGCCGGCTCCAGCCGGCCTCCATCCCGCTTTGCCTTGATGAGCTCGTAGGGTTGCACGGGGACTGCCCATACCAGGAACAAGGCCCCCCATGCACTTCCGCGAAAGGCGCCGCCGCATCTGGTAGATAGCCAGCCATGATGCTTCGCCTCCAGGTCCTCGCCCTCACGGCCCTCCTGTGCGCCTGTTCCAAGTCCAAGGAGGAGTCGCCCCCCGCGGGCGCTCCCGCCACCTCCCCGCAGGCGGCGAAGAAGCCCCTCCCCGTCGGCCTCGTCATCGACGTGGGCGGCCGGGGTGACCACTCCTTCAACGACGCCGCCCTTCGCGGCCTGGAGCTGTGGGCCGCCGGCAAGCGCTACGAGGGCGGCAAGTACGTGGACGCTGGGCCGGACGAGGTGAGCAAGTCGCTGCCCGGCCACCTGTCCTCCATCGCCGCCACCCTGAAGCCGCTGCCCATCCAGCCCGTCGTCCTCCAGAGCAAGGCCCAGGAGGACTACATCCCCAACCTCCAACTGCTCGTGGACCGGGGCTCGCAGCTGACCATCGGCAACGGCTACCTGCTGGCCAACGCCGTACGCACGTCCGCCCAGGAGAACCCGAAGGCGCGCTTCCTGCTCATCGACAGCCAGGTGCTCGACTCGCAGGGCAAGGCGCTGAAGCTGCCCAACGTGCGCACCGTCCTCTTCAAGGAGCACGAGGGCAGCTTCCTCGTGGGCGCGCTCGCGGGTCTGGTGACGAAGACGAACAAGGTGGGCTTCGTGGGCGGCATCGAGGTGCCCCTCATCCAGCGCTTCGAGGTGGGCTACCGCGCGGGCGTGAAGACGACGAAGCCCGAGGCCGCCCAGGCCCTGATGTCCGTCTACACCGGCAGCTTCAACGACATGGCCGCCGGCAAGCAGGTGGCCCAGGACCTCATCGCCAAGGGCGCGGACGTCATCTTCCACGCGGCTGGCTCGGACGGCATCGGCGTCATCCAGGCGGTGAAGGAGGCTCGCGCGGCGGGCAAGAGCGTGTATGCCATCGGCGTGGACTCGGACCAGTCGCACGTGGCGCCGGAGGCCATCCTCACCTCCATGCTGAAGCACACGGACCTGGTCGTGTACCAGACGGCCAAGGACCTGGTGGACGACAAGTTCACCGCCAGCGAGCAGGTGCTGGGCATCAAGGAGAACGGCGTGGCCATGGCCGAGGTGCGGGTGGACTTCCCGGGCAAGGCGGAGGCGCTCCAGAAGGTGGAGGCCTTGCGCCAGCGCATCATCTCCGGCGACATCCAGGTGCCCTCCGTCCCGGCGGACCTCGCCTCCTTCCAGGCCGCCGCCCCCTGATTTCCCTCCGGCACATCCAGAAGCGGTTCGGCGCCGTCACGGCGCTGGACGACGTGTCGCTCGACATCCGCGAGAAGGAGCTGCTCGCCGTCGTGGGCGAGAACGGCGCGGGCAAGTCCAGCCTGATGAACGTCCTCTACGGGCTCTATCACCCG
Encoded proteins:
- a CDS encoding thymidine phosphorylase, which codes for MQPYELIKAKRDGGRLEPADIAAFIQAYTAGTVADYQMAAMCMAVFFRGLDSRELGAWARAMLNSGEVLDLSDTPAVKVDKHSTGGVGDKVSLSLAPLAAACGVPVPMISGRGLGHTGGTLDKLESIPGFNVNLSTAEYRRLVREVGCCLIGQTAQVAPADKKLYALRDVTATVDCIPLIASSIMSKKLAEGIDALVLDVKVGSGAFMKRDEDARTLAKTMIGLGAEMGRKVVALLTDMDQPLGRKVGNSLEVMEAVDMLRGDAPEDYTEITYALTAEMLVLGKKAATVDEAREKLRKSVEDGSAIRKLKEIVQSQGGDPRSIDDYSLLPQARATVDVVAPREGFVTGIDTEGVGLAGVALGAGRQRVDSKIDPAVGFTLLKKTGEAVKKGEPVVRVHFNDEAPVEGVKARLLAAYRFGDAAPAPRPLVRERVE
- a CDS encoding cytidine deaminase, translated to MADEIAWERLYEEATRVRERAHVPYSRFPVGAAVLYADGSVVAGCNVENATYGLTVCAERNALAAGVAQGRKQPVAVAVVANPAAPVPPCGMCRQVMAEFAGPHLPVRSRSPSGDEARYTLGELLPHAFTKDFL
- a CDS encoding TetR/AcrR family transcriptional regulator, with protein sequence MKPKTAAAPVGRPRGFDVDEALDRALRLFWRQGYEGTSLSDLTEELGINRPSLYAAFGNKESLFRKALDRYVERHLCLYRDAFEKPTAKAAVEHLLLGLADAQTLPREPKGCITVQGALVSGADAAPIQGELAARRAAGEQALRERLERGQREGDVPAHVDCADLARYFTTVTQGMAVQAATGASRESLRRVARTSLLAWPT
- a CDS encoding SET domain-containing protein-lysine N-methyltransferase, which produces MNTGEALYVHPGVKVRPCEWGYGVFTDDFIKAGDLIEECRYLKVLQKHTRHPPLDDYVFQIRWSDREQQPAGDWVALVLGYGMLYNHAKEPSAAYYRAVDRDLFTFYALRDIHPGEQIFISYGEEWWDSRGQGVPP
- a CDS encoding SDR family NAD(P)-dependent oxidoreductase; translated protein: MSKKLAGKVALVTGGSRGIGAATARALAREGADVAISYVASAEKAQALVRELESEGVKAAAFKADQAVATEAAKVIQAVTERFGRLDILVNNAGVATQSPIDDAQRDVAVLDRQLQVNVTGVIAAIREAVKVMGEGGRIITVGSSITGRVGMPGMADYTATKAAVVGYSKGVARDLGARGITVNVVQPGFTDTDMSAGLEPHKPAINTTIPLGRFGRPEEVAESIVFLAGPGASYITGAVLDVDGGQGA
- a CDS encoding PilZ domain-containing protein translates to MAERNDSMSDKAEDRRDSPRIPMRLKVRRVGSSAEFETREGDLSIGGCAWNGPGLEAGAQVEVRFHLPILPDEVEARGEVLHVTNGPQGPAAHVRFVDLPVEAELAIARHLDDRRLAGEPG
- a CDS encoding BMP family lipoprotein encodes the protein MMLRLQVLALTALLCACSKSKEESPPAGAPATSPQAAKKPLPVGLVIDVGGRGDHSFNDAALRGLELWAAGKRYEGGKYVDAGPDEVSKSLPGHLSSIAATLKPLPIQPVVLQSKAQEDYIPNLQLLVDRGSQLTIGNGYLLANAVRTSAQENPKARFLLIDSQVLDSQGKALKLPNVRTVLFKEHEGSFLVGALAGLVTKTNKVGFVGGIEVPLIQRFEVGYRAGVKTTKPEAAQALMSVYTGSFNDMAAGKQVAQDLIAKGADVIFHAAGSDGIGVIQAVKEARAAGKSVYAIGVDSDQSHVAPEAILTSMLKHTDLVVYQTAKDLVDDKFTASEQVLGIKENGVAMAEVRVDFPGKAEALQKVEALRQRIISGDIQVPSVPADLASFQAAAP